One genomic segment of Ricinus communis isolate WT05 ecotype wild-type chromosome 5, ASM1957865v1, whole genome shotgun sequence includes these proteins:
- the LOC8276910 gene encoding uncharacterized protein LOC8276910, with protein MVFSSREIIVQAEEDLRILETHHPNRFEYLKLELKSFISFLESQQLLLPYYCDNSIFLPSSSSHQLVSTQASTCEKNQKGTNGSFEIQEMEEVREGTKHEFQEHKVEVKMNKDRVDLALEKVQSSILRKECKEGGGGGRKVQVSSCLTVISKLV; from the exons ATGGTGTTCTCATCAAGGGAGATTATAGTACAGGCAGAAGAAGATTTGAGAATACTTGAAACCCATCATCCAAATCGTTTTGAGTATCTAAAGCTTGAGCTCAAgtccttcatttcttttcttgaatcTCAACAGCTGTTACTTCCTTATTATTGTGACAACTCCATCTTCTTGCCCTCCTCTTCTTCTCACCAGCTGGTTTCAACACAAG CATCAACTTGTGAGAAGAATCAGAAGGGTACTAATGGTTCTTTTGAAATCCAAGAAATGGAGGAAGTAAGGGAAGGTACAAAACATGAGTTTCAAGAACATAAAGTGGAGGTGAAGATGAACAAGGATAGGGTCGACTTGGCACTAGAGAAG GTGCAGTCATCAATTCTCAGGAAAGAATGTAaagaaggaggaggaggaggacgaAAGGTGCAAGTTAGTAGTTGCTTGACagtcattagtaaattagTATAA
- the LOC8276909 gene encoding G-type lectin S-receptor-like serine/threonine-protein kinase SD2-5, translating into MDMTKWSDDCHSSSFSNSSFVGASGIAGFGFCLLPHNIGDFGGFIVSHVLSVDLVQSAGLFDFPTANLSTSWENIPSLRYSISFSDGSTIRPVLVRGFLGPRFGCGFYCNGNCESYLFAIFIIQSELGPLFISPDAPVDTVLDFGFPQVVWSANRNNPVRINATLQLTSDGDLVLKDADGTIAWSTDTGGQSVSGLNMTDMGNLVLFDDNNAIVWQSFDHPTDCLVPGQKLKEGQKLIPSVSATNWTELSLLSLTVSKTACVALIESSPPQAYYETYSSGTKTNEEPTYVVLENGSFTLFVDSNTRTYVTIPVALSAQYLRFGATGQLRLYEWNTQGAAWRIVTDVTSVTGGVCFYPTVCGNYGICSKGQCSCPASDSGRTTYFRHVNDREPNLGCSETTSLSCEVSEYHNFLELTDTTYFSFRTDLENVDSKRCKEACLQNCSCKAAIFRYGSDHANGSCHLPNQILSLINNEPEATDYNSTVFVKVQNNSIDKVENNSTTARRKAKNRVAVILGSSLGSFFGLLLLVGIFVLLVWKERNGEAEEDYLDQVPGMPTRFSFEDLKAITENFRKVLGEGGFGTAFEGTTADGTKIAVKRLNGLDQVKKSFLAEVESIGSLHHMNLVRLLGFCAEKSHRLLVYEFMSNGSLDKWIFHQSREFVLDWKQRKKIILDIAKGLTYLHEECSQKVIHLDIKPQNILLDNQFNAKICDFGLSKLIHRDQSKVVTTMRGTPGYLAPEWLSSVITEKVDIYSFGIVVLEMLCGRRNIDPSQPEELMHLLSIFEKKVEENRLVDLVDSCIEDIHREEVMNLMRLAAWCLQRDHTRRPSMSMVVKVLEGVAEVEDDLDYNLPNPASNRTFAEASPLVPFVLSGPR; encoded by the exons ATGGACATGACCAAATGGTCAGATGATTGCCACTCTTCtagtttttctaattcttcttttgttggtgCTTCTGGAATTGCTGGTTTTGGCTTTTGTTTGTTGCCT CACAATATTGGTGATTTTGGTGGTTTCATTGTGAGCCATGTTTTGAGTGTTGATCT TGTTCAAAGTGCTGGACTTTTCGATTTTCCAACTGCTAACCTCTCTACTTCTTGGGAAAATATCCCTTCTCTGCGCTATTCTATAAGTTTCTCAGATGGATCGACGATCAGACCCGTCCTTGTCAGGGGATTCTTGGGGCCAAGGTTCGGTTGCGGTTTCTACTGCAACGGAAACTGCGAATCTTATCTTTTCgccatttttattattcaaagcGAGTTAGGTCCATTATTTATCTCTCCCGATGCTCCAGTTGATACCGTTCTCGATTTTGGATTTCCTCAAGTAGTTTGGTCTGCCAACAGAAATAATCCTGTCAGAATCAATGCAACCTTGCAACTCACATCGGATGGAGATTTAGTCTTGAAGGATGCCGATGGAACTATTGCTTGGTCGACAGATACTGGTGGCCAGTCTGTTTCAGGCTTAAATATGACGGATATGGGCAACTTGGTGCTTTTTGATGATAACAATGCCATTGTTTGGCAATCTTTTGATCACCCAACTGACTGTTTAGTTCCTGGCCAAAAGTTGAAGGAAGGGCAGAAACTTATTCCTAGCGTTTCTGCAACAAATTGGACAGAATTAAGTTTGCTTTCACTAACGGTCAGTAAAACAGCATGTGTTGCTTTGATCGAGTCTAGTCCACCTCAAGCGTATTATGAAACTTATTCTAGTGGCACGAAAACAAACGAAGAACCAACATATGTTGTCCTTGAGAACGGAAGCTTTACTTTGTTTGTTGATTCTAACACAAGGACGTATGTAACTATACCTGTGGCCTTATCAGCACAGTACTTAAGATTCGGTGCGACTGGGCAATTGAGGCTTTACGAATGGAATACACAAGGGGCAGCCTGGAGAATAGTTACTGACGTGACTAGCGTAACAGGAGGTGTGTGTTTCTACCCTACAGTTTGTGGAAATTATGGGATCTGCTCAAAAGGGCAATGCAGTTGTCCCGCATCAGATAGTGGAAGAACAACCTATTTTAGGCATGTAAATGATAGAGAGCCTAATCTTGGGTGTTCTGAAACTACTTCCTTGTCTTGTGAAGTTTCAGAATATCACAATTTCTTAGAGCTCACAGACACTACCTATTTCTCCTTTCGCACGGACCTCGAAAATGTGGATTCAAAAAGATGCAAGGAGGCTTGTTTACAAAATTGTTCTTGCAAAGCTGCTATTTTTAGATATGGTTCTGATCATGCTAATGGATCTTGCCACTTGCCAAATCAGATACTTTCACTGATAAACAATGAGCCAGAAGCAACGGATTATAACTCCACTGTATTTGTAAAGGTACAAAATAACTCAATAGATAAGGTGGAAAATAACTCAACTACAGCTCGGCGAAAGGCGAAAAACAGGGTGGCAGTAATATTAGGGTCTAGCCTAGGATCTTTCTTCGgtcttcttcttttggttGGAATATTTGTGCTTTTAGTATGGAAGGAAAGAAATGGTGAAGCTGAAGAAGATTATCTGGATCAAGTACCAGGAATGCCTACtcgattttcttttgaagatcTAAAAGCAATAACAGAAAACTTCCGTAAGGTTCTTGGTGAGGGAGGATTTGGCACAGCGTTTGAAGGTACAACAGCAGATGGCACCAAAATTGCTGTAAAGCGTCTCAATGGTTTAGACcaagtaaagaaatcattcttGGCTGAAGTTGAGTCAATTGGTAGCCTTCATCATATGAATCTGGTAAGACTACTTGGATTTTGCGCTGAAAAGTCCCACAGGCTTCTTGTTTATGAGTTCATGTCCAATGGGTCTTTAGACAAATGGATTTTCCATCAAAGTCGTGAGTTTGTTCTTGATTGGAAgcagagaaagaaaatcatcCTTGATATAGCAAAGGGACTGACCTATCTTCACGAAGAATGTAGTCAGAAAGTAATCCACCTAGACATCAAACCCCAAAATATTCTCTTGGATAATCAATTCAACGCAAAAATCTGCGATTTCGGATTGTCCAAACTGATTCACCGAGATCAAAGCAAAGTTGTGACGACAATGAGAGGCACTCCTGGGTATTTAGCGCCAGAATGGTTGAGCTCAGTAATCACAGAAAAAGTGGACATATATAGCTTCGGAATTGTTGTCCTGGAAATGTTGTGTGGAAGAAGAAATATTGATCCCTCTCAGCCAGAAGAACTGATGCATTTACTAAGCATCTTTGAGAAGAAGGTAGAGGAGAACCGATTGGTAGATTTGGTTGATAGCTGCATTGAAGATATACACAGAGAAGAAGTAATGAATCTGATGAGGCTGGCGGCCTGGTGTTTGCAAAGGGACCATACCAGAAGGCCTTCCATGTCAATGGTAGTTAAAGTCTTGGAAGGTGTTGCTGAAGTTGAGGATGACCTAGACTACAACTTGCCCAATCCAGCATCCAATAGAACTTTTGCAGAAGCTTCTCCATTGGTGCCTTTTGTTCTCTCCGGGCCAAGATGA
- the LOC8276911 gene encoding uncharacterized protein LOC8276911: MVWEAPVVEVFMVGRSEIISTIPGRLIPGGGTLRHNSAMNQFLEVVEECALVDLGYCGRKITWTNGQRGVNNIGERLDRALANEKWCLSFSFFRVQHLVRMKSNHSPVLLNFEVERSNVKDGWTGQTFGEKVQTCGDNLVQWDRVAFGSVKRKLDILRRKLEKVQQREHSDSNLSE; the protein is encoded by the exons ATGGTGTGGGAAGCTCCCGTAGTGGAG GTGTTTATGGTTGGCCGGAGCGAAATAATAAGCACAATACCTGGAAGGCTAATTCCAG GTGGGGGAACTTTGAGGCATAACAGTGCTATGAATCAGTTTCTAGAAGTGGTGGAAGAGTGTGCTTTAGTTGATTTGGGTTATTGCGGCCGCAAAATCACATGGACAAATGGCCAAAGGGGTGTGAACAATATAGGAGAACGATTGGATAGAGCATTGGCAAATGAAAAGTGGTGTTTGTCCTTTTCATTCTTTCGGGTGCAACATTTAGTCCGTATGAAATCTAACCACTCTCCAGTGCTATTGAATTTTGAAGTTGAGAGAAGCAACG TCAAGGATGGGTGGACTGGCCAAACTTTTGGGGAAAAAGTGCAAACATGTGGAGATAATTTAGTGCAGTGGGATCGAGTGGCTTTTGGTAGTGTGAAGCGAAAACTAGATATTTTAAGGAGGAAATTGGAGAAGGTCCAACAAAGGGAGCATTCAGACTCGAATTTGTCAGAATAG